TCCCGTCGAAACGTCGTACCACGACATGAACCACATGCTCGGTACTCCGAAAGCCATATCATCGTGATACAATCCCCCTTCGTACCAGGCCGGATCGTTGGGCTTTCGCCGGATCATGTTTTCGTAGGTCCCGATGGGACCATCCACGTTCTTCATGATGTCGGCCACGGGCAAGTGGCGGAGGGCTTTCGACCAGTCTACGCTGGGCATCTCGGGCGCGAGATCAAAATATCTGGAGAGCCGAACCATGTCTTCCCGCGGAGTACCCGGAGGGAACATCGGGCGCTGGGTATTCTGGACCCCATATAGCCACGCCGTGAACAGCATCTGTTGTGCACCGCCCCGGTACCAGTTGCCCTGCTCAAACCAATTGCCGACCCGCCCGACGCCGGCTCCAAATCCCATCGGCACGAGCGCCGCATGAGCGGGATGATCGAGGGCGGCCACGGCCATTTGCCACTCGGCCGTAGAGGAGCACCCGAGTGTTCCGATCTTACCGTTAGACCACGCCTGGTTCGCCATCCACGTGAATGCATCGTATCCGTCAGTTGTGGGCGGCCCGAGGATATCCCATTCTCCTTCAGAGAAGAACTTGCCTCGTTCGTTCTGAACGACATATGCGTAGCCGCGCTTCACGGCGTCGAGTGCCGCACGGAATGTCCTGCCGCTCAACTCACCGTCGCGCCATGAATTGAAGTTGTACGGTGTACGTGAGAAGATTACCGGCACCGGAACATCCGACTTTGGCCGGTAGATGTCCGTCGCGAGCCGGACTCCGTCACGCATCGGGACCATCACCTTTTGCTCGATGATTGCAATCTCCTTCAGCTCCGACAGATCTTCTTCTTGTCCGACCGCGGGAAGCGCGATTATCATCCCGACAATCAACTGTGCGATCACCCGGATAGCGGCTCGTTTCATCGTGCCATTACTTGTTATGTGATGAAGTGCGCTCTGAAGGTAAGTCCGACTCACATGTCGAGCACTCGTTCGATCGGACTACTGTCGATAACCCATCTTTCCGGCAACAACGACAACGTAGGCACCCGACAGAATCGACGGCTCTTTAGTCAGTATTTCCAGACTACCGTGTGCAAGGAGTGGACCCAGGCGACGGTTGATATCAGAGAAGAGCGTGTTCGTCAACATTCCGAGCACCCTCCGCGGCAAAGACGGGCTGGACTCATCTGAAAGGAATTTGTCGAAGATTGCAATACGACCCGCCGATTTCAGCACACGGGTGGCCTCGCGGATGCATGCGCCAGGGTCGGGTACAACGGCCAGCACAAGGTGGAGAATTACGGCATCGAACGATTCGTCCGGGAGATCCAGCACTTCGGCATTCATCACGCGACAATCTGCATCCAGCCCGAGGCGTACGGCCCGCTCCGAGGCCCGCTGTAACATGTTCGGTGACAGATCGATTGCCAGAATGTGCGCGGTTCGGGGAAGCAGGGGGAAGTCAAGTCCGGTGCCGGCTCCGACGATCAGCACATCGGAGTCGGGCTGAAGGTCGAGGAGCTGAATCGAACGCTTCCGACCCGACACGAGGGGGCGCGCAATCAGGTCATAGACCGGCGCATAGAAGTTATATCGGAGGCGATTCCAGGCGTTCGTGTTGACCTTCATCCGGAGGGGACCCCTGTTGCTGGAGGTGACGGGCAGCGCACGAAGTGACCGACGGGCCCGGCGCCGGTCTCAGTCTGCCCCGGTTAGAGTCAATACCTGGCAGGTTCACCCTCGGCCGGCATCGAGTCGCGAATGAACTCCCGGATGTGATCGTTCGAGCTCTTCAGATCCTCCTTTCTCAGATACATCATGTGCCCGCTCCGGTACGCCTTGAATCGAAGTCGGTCGCTAAGACGTCCGCTCGGATCGAGATTCCACATCGTGTATTTTGCCGAGAAGTAGTCAGTCGCGCCGTCATAGTAGCCGGACTGTAGCATGACGTGCAGAAACGGATTCTCCGCGACGGCCTGTCTCAGATTCTCCCCGGTGTCGTCCCTTTCCCTGTTCCACGGATGTACGGGACCGAACAGATAGTATCTCAAGTCTGTATCGAAGCCGAGCACGTCCCTCAGATAGTGATTGATGGCCGGGGCAAACGCGTGATTCCATGATGTGAGTTCCGCCGGATAATCGTATCGATCGCCGGCATTAGAGCGGTCGATGCCGCGGTAGCGTGAGTCCAGTCGGCCGACCGTATATCCCTCGTCCCTGAGAAGCTCTTTCCAGAATGAAGAGGCCCCTACGGCCAGATTGTTGTCGAGAACGAATGTTTCTGAAACACCCGCATAGCGGGCGACGGCAGCCGCGATTGTCCGTTTTTCCTCGTCGTTGATGAAGCCGCCGCGAGAAAGTGCCGGGATGAACTTATCCAATGTGAACGTCTCGACTTCAGGAAGAAGGTCCTCCAGATCGCGACTCTGCAGTTCCGGCGCCAGTCGCTTGTGGTACCACGCGGCAGCAGCGAAATAGGGCAGGTAAAGGGCGCGCCCGACCGGACCGCCGCGGTCGATACCAAGGCCGGTCGGCGAAACCAGAATCACACCGTTCAAATACATCCAGTGTGACCCCTGCAGTTTGCCGGCAAGACCAGAAACGCGCGTAGTCCCGTAACTCTCTCCAATGAGATACTTTGGTGAGGTCCA
This portion of the Rhodothermales bacterium genome encodes:
- a CDS encoding methyltransferase domain-containing protein, translated to MKVNTNAWNRLRYNFYAPVYDLIARPLVSGRKRSIQLLDLQPDSDVLIVGAGTGLDFPLLPRTAHILAIDLSPNMLQRASERAVRLGLDADCRVMNAEVLDLPDESFDAVILHLVLAVVPDPGACIREATRVLKSAGRIAIFDKFLSDESSPSLPRRVLGMLTNTLFSDINRRLGPLLAHGSLEILTKEPSILSGAYVVVVAGKMGYRQ
- a CDS encoding carboxypeptidase, with translation MSNLPKCIAVCTCLLATSLATQVTSAQKRELPVDTTISSRHEVTVNGKKVPYVATVGTQPVYGEDGEPVASLFYTFYERSDITDRSRRPLFISFNGGPGSGSLWMHLGYTSPKQLIIDDEGYPVQPYGVRDNPHSIIDVADIVYVNPVNTGFSRILGEAEREQFFGVNEDVAYLAGWIDTFISRRKRWTSPKYLIGESYGTTRVSGLAGKLQGSHWMYLNGVILVSPTGLGIDRGGPVGRALYLPYFAAAAWYHKRLAPELQSRDLEDLLPEVETFTLDKFIPALSRGGFINDEEKRTIAAAVARYAGVSETFVLDNNLAVGASSFWKELLRDEGYTVGRLDSRYRGIDRSNAGDRYDYPAELTSWNHAFAPAINHYLRDVLGFDTDLRYYLFGPVHPWNRERDDTGENLRQAVAENPFLHVMLQSGYYDGATDYFSAKYTMWNLDPSGRLSDRLRFKAYRSGHMMYLRKEDLKSSNDHIREFIRDSMPAEGEPARY